CCGCACCTTCGAGTTCTTCCGCGGGCAGGAGGGCGACGAATGGAAGGGCCACGTCGCCGACCCCGACCTGAGCACCGTGACGCCCTACGCGAGCAACCGCGACCTGCGCCGCCAGGACGTGATCAACCGCCAGTACATGACGACGGAGCAGGAGCACCCGCAGACCAGGACGTTCGACGCCGGTCTGCACTTCATCGAGACCAACCTCGACAGCGACGACTGGTTCGTCCAGATCGAGACGTTCGACCCGCACGAGCCGTTCTTCAGCTACGAGCAGTACCACCGGCTGTACGCCGACACGTCGGCGCAGGTCGACCGCGACTTCGACTGGCCCGACTACAAGCAAGTGACGGAAACGGATGCCGAACTGGCGCACCTGCGCGCGCGGTACTCGGCACTGCTGTCGATGTGCGACCATTCGCTCGGTCGCGTGCTCGACCTGATGGACGCCCACGACTTGTGGGACGACACGATGCTCATCGTCTGCACGGATCACGGCCTGCTACTCGGAGAGCACGACTGGCTCGGCAAGAACGTGCCGCCGCTGTACGACGAGACCATCCACACGCCGCTGTTCATCTGGGATCCGCGCTCCCGGGTCGCAGGGGAGCGGCGCGACCAGCTCGTGCAGACCATCGACTTCGGGCCGACGCTGCTCGACCTGTTCGGCGTTCCGGCGACGCCGGACATGCAGGGTGAGAGTCTGGCCCGCGTGATCGAGGAGGGCAGCCCCGTGCGCGAGACGGCGCTGTTCGGCCTGCACGGCGGACATGCGAACATCACCGACGGGCGCTATGTGTACATGCGTGCCTGCGTCACGCCCGACAATCAGCCGCTGGCGGAGTACACCCTGATGCCGACCAATATGCGCGGGCGGTTCGGAGCAGACGTGCTGCGCGCGGCCGAGCTGGTGCCGCCGCTGGGTTTCACGAAGGAGATGCCCGTGCTCCGGGTACCGGCGCTCGCGCCCACCAACCCCGCGGCGTTCGGGTCGATGCTGTTCGACCTGCAGAACGACCCGGAGCAGCGCGAGCCGATGGACGATCCTCGGATCGAGCTGCGGATGGCGCAGCTGCTGGTGGAGGCGATGCGCGCGGCGGAGGCGCCGGCGGAGCAGTACACGCGCCTCGGCCTGCCCGAGACCGGCGACGTCACGACGGATCACCTGGTGCTGGCGGAGCAGCGGATGCCGGAATCCGACGTTCCCGCCGATGACCTCGCGGCGCTGCGCGCCTCGGCCGTCGGCATCCGCACCGTCAGAGAGCTGCGGGCCGACCCGCACGCGCTCGCCGTGATGCGCGCCGTGCTGGGCCCGATCGTCGACGGGCCGCTTCCCGACGAGGCTCTGGAGATGACCCTGCTCGACATCGCCACGGTCACCGTCGGCATGGTGCCGATGGAGGCTGTGCGCGCCATCGCCGACCAGCTCGGCGCTGCGCAGCCCGGCGACAGCTGATCAGGCAGGCGGCAGGCGCAGGACGTTCGACTCGCCGCCGGTCAGGTCCGCGGAGATACGGATGCTGCGGGCCAGATCGTCCAGCGCCGGCCCCAGCGTGCCGAAGCGCTCGCGGTCGCTGCAGACGACCGTGAGGGTGATCAGGTGCGTGCCGGTGTCCCAGGTGTAGCTCGCCGACGGCGGCGACGCCGGATTCGGCGGCATCGGGATGACCAGCTTCTCGCCCACGCCGAGCGGGGTGGGGAAGTTCTCGGTGTCGTCGTACTCCATCGGCATCGATGCGCGCGCCATGCGCAACTGCGCGGTGAGCTCCTGCACGGTCGCCATCGCGACCACGAGGTCCGGCTCGGCCCTCCACGTCCACACCAGCACGCGGCCGTCGGCCTTGCGCATCGCAAGCGGCACCGCCTGGCTCGCCAGCCAGGCGGCCATCCGCGAGCCCGGTCGGCTCTCTGCGCCGAGGGCCGAGTTCGCCTGCGTCATCAGCATCCGGATCGCCGCCTTCCGGTGACGACGGCCGCGCAGGCCGAGCGAGCCGGTGACGGGAATCCACAGTGCCGGATCGGCGGAGGAGGTCAAGCGCATGCCTCCACCGTACGGGTCGCCGCGGGGGATGGGCTGGGAGCGGCTGGCCTCTCGAATTGCCGCAGGATGCTCGGGTAGAGTGGCCTGCGCCCCAGCGGTCGTCGCCTCGGGCTTCGATCCCAGAGCTACAGATAGGCAGTACCTCCTTGACCTCCGGACGACCCCTGAAGATCCTCCTCGGCTGCGACACCTTCGCACCCGACATCAACGGCGCCGCGCGCTTCGCGGAGCGGCTCGCCGCGGGTCTGGTGCACCGTGGGCACGAGGTGCACGTCGTGGCGCCCAACACCGCGTACCGCAAGAATCCCGCGCACACCGAGATCATCGAAGGCGAGCCGGTCACCATGCATCGGCTGCCGGCGGTGCGCTGGCTGCCGCATGACTGGCTGCGGTTCATCTGGCCATGGCGCTCCAAGCACTACGCCCGCAAGGTGCTCGACGAGGTGCAGCCCGATGTGGTGCACATCCAGTCGCACATCGTGATCGGCCGGGGGCTCACCCGCATCGCCCACAAGCGCGGCATCCCGGTGATCGCCACCAACCACGTGATGGCCGAGAACATCCTCGACCACACCACCATGCCGAAGTTCATCGATGACATCGTGCTCAGGCTCGCCTGGGACGACGCCGCGCGCACCTTCGCCATGTCGCGTGCGGTGACCACACCCACACGCAAGGCCGCCGACTTCCTCGAGCGCACCATCGACATCTCCGGCGTCGTGCCGATCTCCTGCGGCATCGACCGCAGCAATTACACGCCCGTGATCGGGACGCGCGAGCGGAACCGGATCCTGTTCGTGGGGCGCCTGACCGGCGAGAAGCAGGTCGATGTGGTGCTGCGCGCGATCACCAGGCTCGACCCGGCACTGCACGTGACCTTCGACATCGCCGGCGGCGGTGACCAGCGCAAGGCGCTGGAGGCGCTCACCGTGCAGCTCGGCCTGACCGACCGGGTCACCTTCCACGGCCGGGTGACCGACGAGCAGCTGCGTGAGCTGTACTCCCGGGCATCCGTGTTCGCGATCGCCTCCATCGCCGAGCTGCAGTCGATCGTGACGATGGAGGCCATGGCATCCGCTCTGCCCGTCGTCGGCGCGAACGCCGTCGCGCTGCCGCACCTCGTGCACGACGGCGAGAACGGCTACCTGTTCGAGCCGGGCAACATCGATGACCTGGCCGAGAAGCTCACCCGGGTGCTCACCGCGGAGCCGGCGGAGTACGAGCGGATGCAGCGCGCATCGCTCGACGGGGTCGCCGTGCACGACATCAACCGCACCCTGGACACCTTCGAGGCGCTGTACCGCGACGAGCCGCTGCCGGAATAGCGGCCCGCCGCGGTGCGCCGTCACGCGGCGCCGACGTGCGTCGTCACGCGGCGCCGACCAGACTGAGCGGGGCGTAGTCGGTGTAGCCCTCGGCGGTTCCGCCGTACGCCTTCGTCATGTCGGGGGCGGCCAGCTCGGCACCCGCGGCGAGTCGCTCGACGAGATCGGGATTGGCGATGAACAGCCGGGCGAACGAGACGAGATCGGCCGCCCCGTCGTCGACGAGCCGCAGCCGCTCCGGGTGCGTGCTGATGTCGGGCGCCGAGGCGTTCAGGATCAGTGCGCTGCTCCACTTCTCTCGGATGCGCGGTGTCAGGCCGGGGTCGCCGGCGTCGACGAGGTGCAGGTAGGCGAGCCCCAGCTTGTCGAGCTCGCCGACCAGCAGCGGGTAGAGGGTGGTGTGGTCGTCCTCGGCGGTGTCGCCCAGCCTGTTGTTCGGGGAGAGGCGGATG
Above is a window of Microbacterium suwonense DNA encoding:
- a CDS encoding glycosyltransferase; this translates as MTSGRPLKILLGCDTFAPDINGAARFAERLAAGLVHRGHEVHVVAPNTAYRKNPAHTEIIEGEPVTMHRLPAVRWLPHDWLRFIWPWRSKHYARKVLDEVQPDVVHIQSHIVIGRGLTRIAHKRGIPVIATNHVMAENILDHTTMPKFIDDIVLRLAWDDAARTFAMSRAVTTPTRKAADFLERTIDISGVVPISCGIDRSNYTPVIGTRERNRILFVGRLTGEKQVDVVLRAITRLDPALHVTFDIAGGGDQRKALEALTVQLGLTDRVTFHGRVTDEQLRELYSRASVFAIASIAELQSIVTMEAMASALPVVGANAVALPHLVHDGENGYLFEPGNIDDLAEKLTRVLTAEPAEYERMQRASLDGVAVHDINRTLDTFEALYRDEPLPE
- a CDS encoding sulfatase, translated to MHAPNFERLAECTVQFDNCYGGSMPCMPARRELHTGRYNFLHRGWGPLEPFDDSVPQMLGEAGVYTHLVTDHQHYWLDGGATYHPRFRTFEFFRGQEGDEWKGHVADPDLSTVTPYASNRDLRRQDVINRQYMTTEQEHPQTRTFDAGLHFIETNLDSDDWFVQIETFDPHEPFFSYEQYHRLYADTSAQVDRDFDWPDYKQVTETDAELAHLRARYSALLSMCDHSLGRVLDLMDAHDLWDDTMLIVCTDHGLLLGEHDWLGKNVPPLYDETIHTPLFIWDPRSRVAGERRDQLVQTIDFGPTLLDLFGVPATPDMQGESLARVIEEGSPVRETALFGLHGGHANITDGRYVYMRACVTPDNQPLAEYTLMPTNMRGRFGADVLRAAELVPPLGFTKEMPVLRVPALAPTNPAAFGSMLFDLQNDPEQREPMDDPRIELRMAQLLVEAMRAAEAPAEQYTRLGLPETGDVTTDHLVLAEQRMPESDVPADDLAALRASAVGIRTVRELRADPHALAVMRAVLGPIVDGPLPDEALEMTLLDIATVTVGMVPMEAVRAIADQLGAAQPGDS